A DNA window from Spirochaetota bacterium contains the following coding sequences:
- a CDS encoding DUF4160 domain-containing protein has product MPTIPMFYGLLIRMFFRDDEKPHVPHIHADYQGQVAAYAIQSGDVLVGTLHAELDNFNYFGCRCDFAMI; this is encoded by the coding sequence ATGCCGACAATTCCTATGTTCTACGGCTTACTGATCCGTATGTTCTTTCGCGATGACGAGAAGCCTCATGTGCCGCATATTCACGCCGATTATCAGGGACAGGTTGCAGCGTATGCGATTCAAAGCGGTGATGTTCTTGTCGGTACGCTCCATGCCGAATTGGACAATTTCAATTACTTCGGTTGCAGATGCGACTTTGCCATGATATAA
- a CDS encoding dihydroorotate dehydrogenase, giving the protein MANLKIALGDIELKKPIILASGTAGHGEISDFFDQKNVGAIALKAVSMKKRTGNMPPRIVETPAGVLNAIGLANEGIDHFEKSIIPKLKKIRVPLIANVVGDTADEYAAVVKRLTRFREIAAFELNVSCPNVHGKNKLFFEDNEVLKKMIASCKKATKKTIIVKLPPAVFGIEELAKTAADSGADIISLTNTIPAMEIDIRTERPMLGNNQGGLSGAAIRPIALRLVYRASKAVSIPIIGGGGVSNADDVVKFMLAGATAVSIGTASMITPNLPDTICRDLDRIIDGKNMKNIADLTGRLTLNSQK; this is encoded by the coding sequence ATGGCGAATCTGAAAATCGCGCTCGGCGATATCGAGCTCAAAAAACCGATAATCCTCGCTTCCGGTACGGCCGGTCACGGCGAAATAAGCGATTTTTTCGATCAGAAGAACGTGGGCGCCATAGCGCTCAAAGCGGTGTCGATGAAAAAACGCACGGGGAATATGCCCCCGCGCATCGTTGAAACGCCGGCAGGCGTGCTCAATGCGATAGGCCTTGCCAATGAAGGGATAGACCATTTCGAAAAGTCGATAATACCGAAACTGAAAAAGATCCGCGTACCGCTCATCGCCAATGTCGTCGGCGATACCGCGGATGAATATGCGGCCGTCGTCAAGCGTCTTACACGCTTCCGCGAGATAGCGGCATTCGAACTGAACGTCAGCTGCCCGAACGTTCACGGGAAGAACAAACTCTTCTTCGAGGATAACGAAGTATTGAAGAAGATGATCGCTTCATGTAAAAAGGCTACGAAGAAGACCATCATCGTCAAGCTCCCTCCGGCGGTGTTCGGCATCGAGGAGCTTGCAAAAACCGCTGCCGATTCCGGCGCAGACATCATATCGCTTACCAACACCATCCCCGCCATGGAGATAGATATCCGTACCGAACGGCCAATGCTCGGCAATAACCAGGGAGGGCTTTCCGGCGCGGCGATACGCCCCATTGCGCTTCGCCTTGTCTACCGAGCATCGAAAGCGGTGAGCATACCCATCATCGGCGGCGGCGGCGTATCGAATGCCGACGACGTGGTGAAGTTCATGCTCGCCGGGGCGACTGCCGTGAGCATCGGCACCGCATCCATGATAACCCCGAACCTTCCCGACACGATATGCCGCGATCTGGACCGCATCATCGACGGGAAGAACATGAAGAACATCGCCGATCTCACCGGGCGGCTTACGCTCAACTCCCAAAAATGA
- the tsaE gene encoding tRNA (adenosine(37)-N6)-threonylcarbamoyltransferase complex ATPase subunit type 1 TsaE: MLDAMPAFAEKLVSLIEPDDIILLIGPLGAGKTTLVRAVAELLNADSEAASPTFTILNEYMVTFRGERMPLRHVDVYRLSGDDAFDSIGLRESIAIRGITFIEWGDTIRHILPPCVELTIDIVSMEERRMSLVIPERK; encoded by the coding sequence GTGCTCGATGCGATGCCGGCATTCGCCGAGAAGCTCGTGTCGCTCATTGAACCGGATGATATCATCCTTCTCATCGGCCCGCTCGGTGCGGGAAAAACGACGCTCGTGCGCGCGGTGGCGGAGCTGCTCAATGCCGACAGCGAAGCAGCAAGCCCTACGTTCACGATACTCAATGAATACATGGTGACCTTCCGCGGCGAACGCATGCCGCTGCGCCATGTGGATGTGTACCGCCTCTCCGGCGATGACGCGTTCGATTCCATCGGCCTGCGCGAATCAATAGCAATACGGGGCATCACCTTCATCGAATGGGGCGATACGATACGCCATATCCTGCCGCCATGCGTGGAATTGACGATCGATATCGTATCGATGGAAGAACGACGAATGTCCCTTGTGATCCCCGAACGGAAATAA
- a CDS encoding AraC family transcriptional regulator, with translation MRPSATFLDIIHPENLKLTLTAKPCKQSQNASWHINNPSGYKDYDLFVCYGGAAEFTANGTVHLLTPGHAFLATPGMSLYTAVHGRDNFEAIAQHFELKLFGTVDFFSLIKFSPTAKFTNWDYVRAAFTRYESLNESEEKSILQQSLFSSVLAEYIYDSYLSENETVIDHNYFFIIKMMSYIDSHLADDNAVAEAFSLSPYGYDYTATLFKKYVGVTPKKYFLNMRLRQSKDLLLQGYSVREAAINSGFKDELYFSRLFKKYEHVSPSEYKQAATSDKASA, from the coding sequence ATGCGCCCGTCCGCCACTTTTCTTGACATCATTCATCCTGAGAACCTGAAGCTTACCCTTACCGCCAAGCCGTGCAAGCAGAGCCAGAACGCATCATGGCATATCAATAATCCTTCCGGGTACAAGGACTATGATCTCTTCGTCTGTTACGGCGGTGCGGCGGAATTCACGGCGAACGGCACGGTACATCTTCTTACGCCGGGGCATGCCTTCCTCGCTACACCGGGGATGTCGCTCTATACCGCGGTGCACGGCAGGGATAATTTCGAGGCCATCGCCCAGCATTTCGAGCTGAAACTGTTCGGCACCGTCGATTTCTTTTCGCTGATAAAATTCTCGCCGACAGCGAAATTCACGAATTGGGACTATGTGCGCGCGGCGTTCACGCGCTATGAGTCGCTCAATGAGAGCGAGGAAAAGAGCATACTGCAGCAGAGCCTTTTCTCATCGGTGCTCGCGGAGTACATCTATGATTCGTATCTCTCGGAGAACGAGACGGTCATCGATCATAATTACTTTTTCATCATCAAGATGATGAGCTATATCGACAGCCATCTGGCCGATGATAATGCCGTCGCCGAGGCGTTCTCGCTCTCGCCGTACGGATATGATTACACCGCGACGCTCTTCAAGAAATATGTCGGCGTAACGCCGAAGAAATACTTCCTTAACATGCGGCTGCGTCAGAGCAAGGACCTTCTCCTGCAGGGGTACAGCGTTCGCGAAGCGGCGATAAATTCGGGTTTCAAGGATGAGCTCTATTTCAGCCGTCTGTTCAAGAAGTACGAGCATGTATCGCCGAGCGAATATAAGCAGGCGGCAACATCGGATAAAGCGAGCGCGTGA
- the ptsP gene encoding phosphoenolpyruvate--protein phosphotransferase — protein MKEKEIESTTFTGTGASAGIVIGKAFLYHNDNIVVEVYDIPESKVKSEIRRLETAVRESKDEILSLKGNYDKDVQKDVTEILKSHIQILEDTVVLNEVRDEIKKQRKNVDHVYNEIMMRFVSRLTAIDNPILKDRVHDIMDIRNRVLRHLIRDRDIVQSPKLDEPVIVVAHNLTPSDTLHLDRNFVLGFAVDIGGDTSHSAILSRSLGIPAVVGLVNISTHVKQGDMLILDGIHGDVIVNPPESILREYETMREIFTHFQKEHIRLSGVPAVTVDKRVIKVEANIEDPDDVADVKKFGAEGIGLYRTEFLYISRDRYPSEEEQFINYRKVIESFTKEPVTIRTLDLGGDKFISADVVNTNVDENPFLGWRAIRFCLANPEIFRTQLRAILRASHFGATSIMFPMVSGVDELEQALGHLAAAKEELAARTIPFDSEVKVGIMVEIPSVAIMSEKFAHKVDFFSIGTNDLIQYTLACDRTNEKISYLYDPLNLSVLSLIKRTVENGHAAGIPVAVCGEMAGQPLYSCVLVGLDVDVLSMAPPVIPDMKRVIRGLDAGECRALVERLFASERSSDARRLVIEFMQQKFPEIITRAVKPGETAIAHDR, from the coding sequence ATGAAAGAAAAAGAGATAGAGTCAACGACATTCACCGGCACCGGCGCCAGCGCCGGCATCGTTATCGGGAAGGCATTTCTCTATCACAACGACAACATCGTCGTCGAGGTGTACGATATACCCGAATCGAAGGTAAAATCCGAGATACGCCGGCTTGAGACCGCCGTACGGGAATCGAAGGATGAGATACTATCGCTTAAGGGTAATTACGACAAGGACGTACAGAAGGACGTCACCGAGATACTCAAATCGCACATTCAGATCCTTGAAGATACGGTCGTATTGAACGAAGTCCGCGATGAGATAAAAAAGCAGCGCAAGAACGTCGATCACGTGTACAACGAGATCATGATGCGCTTCGTCTCGCGGCTCACGGCCATTGATAATCCCATCCTCAAGGACCGCGTCCACGACATCATGGACATACGCAACCGCGTGCTGCGCCACCTGATCAGGGACCGGGATATCGTTCAATCGCCGAAGCTCGACGAGCCGGTCATCGTCGTCGCGCATAATCTTACGCCGTCGGACACGCTGCACCTTGACAGGAATTTCGTGCTCGGATTCGCCGTCGATATCGGCGGCGACACATCGCACAGCGCCATACTCTCGCGTTCGCTCGGCATACCCGCCGTCGTCGGTCTTGTGAACATCAGCACCCATGTCAAGCAGGGTGATATGCTCATCCTCGACGGCATACACGGCGATGTGATAGTCAACCCGCCGGAGAGCATACTCCGCGAATACGAGACGATGCGCGAGATATTCACGCATTTCCAGAAAGAGCACATACGCCTTTCCGGCGTGCCCGCGGTGACCGTGGATAAACGCGTCATCAAGGTCGAGGCGAACATCGAGGACCCCGACGACGTCGCTGATGTGAAGAAATTCGGCGCCGAGGGCATCGGGCTTTACCGTACGGAATTCCTCTACATAAGCCGTGACCGCTACCCGAGCGAGGAAGAACAGTTCATCAATTACCGCAAGGTGATAGAGTCGTTCACCAAAGAGCCGGTCACGATACGCACCCTCGATCTCGGCGGCGATAAATTCATATCGGCCGATGTCGTTAATACGAACGTCGATGAGAACCCGTTCCTCGGCTGGCGTGCGATACGCTTCTGCCTCGCGAACCCGGAGATATTCCGTACGCAGCTGCGTGCGATACTCCGCGCATCGCATTTCGGGGCAACGAGCATCATGTTCCCCATGGTGAGCGGCGTCGATGAGCTCGAACAGGCGCTCGGCCATCTTGCTGCGGCGAAGGAAGAGCTTGCCGCACGCACTATCCCCTTCGACAGCGAGGTGAAGGTCGGCATCATGGTGGAGATACCGTCGGTGGCGATAATGTCGGAAAAGTTCGCGCATAAGGTCGACTTCTTCAGCATCGGGACGAACGATCTCATTCAATATACGCTCGCCTGCGACAGGACGAACGAAAAGATAAGCTATCTGTACGATCCGCTCAATCTTTCCGTGCTCTCGCTCATCAAGCGCACCGTTGAGAACGGGCATGCGGCGGGAATACCGGTGGCCGTCTGCGGCGAAATGGCGGGGCAGCCGCTCTATTCATGCGTGCTCGTCGGCCTCGATGTCGATGTCCTTTCCATGGCGCCGCCCGTGATACCGGACATGAAGCGCGTCATCCGCGGGCTGGATGCGGGCGAGTGCAGGGCGCTCGTCGAGAGGCTTTTCGCGTCCGAGCGTTCGTCCGATGCGAGGCGGCTCGTCATCGAGTTCATGCAGCAGAAATTCCCCGAGATCATTACGCGGGCGGTGAAGCCGGGCGAAACGGCGATCGCGCATGACCGGTGA
- a CDS encoding Gfo/Idh/MocA family oxidoreductase, with protein MAPIRIGLVGVAGFGESHLKSIAYCEEKGVARLLAAVIRNPEKDAAREAELRARGVRIYRNYEKMYQDEMGKLDLIAIPCGIDQHEELSIRALTAGYHVMCEKPAAGTAAEVERMKAAADASGNILAIGYQNIYSPSIQAVKNAVLAKRFGRLIKAKTYVLWPRSSAYYKRNGWAGHIRFAGKAVHDSPMQNAVAHFLNNMLYVAGRTHDASANPVSVYMENYRIKEIESADTQFIRVITDAKVPVSFIASHACAEQFGPVTEFICEKGKMVWTGQSKADFYRANGKGYELVETIDNGKIPLHHLVFMNVCEAIEKGTKPLTTIANAMQQVICIDNGFRSSGGVVVVDMKYGKKLPIEKEAYNPNLDVSNEHNAVITGIEDTVKAMFDEDKGFFEMKLPWAKKSRTIVLAAKKAKPAPGKKPKGKKRRR; from the coding sequence ATGGCACCCATACGCATCGGCCTTGTCGGCGTCGCCGGTTTCGGGGAATCGCATCTGAAATCGATAGCTTATTGCGAGGAAAAAGGCGTCGCGCGCCTTCTGGCCGCGGTGATACGCAACCCTGAAAAGGACGCCGCCCGGGAAGCCGAGCTCCGTGCCAGGGGTGTGCGCATCTACCGGAATTATGAGAAGATGTATCAGGACGAGATGGGCAAGCTCGATCTCATCGCCATTCCCTGCGGCATAGATCAGCATGAGGAATTATCGATACGCGCGCTTACGGCAGGATATCATGTGATGTGCGAGAAGCCCGCTGCCGGTACGGCCGCTGAAGTGGAGCGGATGAAGGCTGCCGCCGATGCCTCCGGGAACATACTCGCGATAGGTTATCAGAACATCTATTCGCCGTCGATACAGGCGGTCAAGAACGCCGTACTCGCAAAACGCTTCGGCAGGCTCATCAAGGCGAAGACCTATGTGCTCTGGCCGCGCTCGAGCGCGTACTATAAACGCAACGGATGGGCGGGGCATATTCGCTTCGCCGGTAAGGCGGTGCACGATTCGCCGATGCAGAACGCTGTCGCGCATTTTCTCAACAACATGCTCTATGTCGCCGGGAGGACGCATGACGCAAGCGCGAACCCCGTCTCCGTCTACATGGAGAATTATCGGATAAAAGAGATAGAATCCGCCGACACGCAGTTCATACGCGTCATCACCGATGCAAAGGTCCCCGTATCGTTCATCGCAAGCCATGCCTGCGCAGAGCAGTTCGGACCGGTGACGGAGTTCATCTGCGAGAAGGGGAAGATGGTCTGGACAGGGCAGAGCAAGGCGGACTTCTATCGCGCGAACGGCAAGGGATATGAACTCGTCGAGACCATCGATAATGGGAAGATACCGCTCCATCATCTCGTGTTCATGAACGTCTGCGAGGCGATAGAGAAAGGAACGAAGCCGCTCACCACGATAGCGAACGCCATGCAGCAGGTCATCTGTATCGATAATGGGTTCCGCTCATCGGGCGGTGTTGTCGTCGTCGATATGAAATACGGGAAGAAGCTGCCCATAGAAAAAGAGGCATACAATCCGAACCTTGATGTATCCAACGAGCACAATGCGGTCATCACCGGTATCGAGGATACGGTGAAGGCGATGTTCGATGAGGATAAGGGCTTTTTCGAGATGAAGCTCCCGTGGGCGAAGAAGAGCAGGACGATAGTGCTCGCAGCGAAAAAGGCGAAACCGGCCCCTGGGAAAAAACCGAAAGGGAAAAAGAGAAGACGTTGA
- a CDS encoding sigma factor-like helix-turn-helix DNA-binding protein: MLSSLNERQRTAVTLRFGLDGSPSRSLEETGTLMSLTRERVRQLLNEAFRMIRSLEGIHAMRAHIRE; this comes from the coding sequence ATGCTCAGTTCCCTCAATGAGCGCCAGCGAACGGCGGTCACGCTGCGCTTCGGTCTTGACGGCAGCCCCTCGCGCAGTCTTGAGGAAACGGGAACGCTCATGTCGCTCACACGGGAACGTGTGCGGCAACTCCTCAATGAGGCGTTCCGGATGATCCGATCGCTTGAAGGTATTCATGCCATGCGGGCGCATATCAGAGAGTGA
- a CDS encoding P-II family nitrogen regulator: MKKIEAILRPEKLDDVLDKLEELGYSGLTVGAVEGHGRQKGIVEMFRGKEYNLKLIPKVKIEIVAKNGSVEKIVNAIVETAYTGNVGDGKLFILPVDDAVRVRTKERGEGVI, translated from the coding sequence ATGAAAAAGATAGAAGCGATACTGCGTCCGGAAAAGCTCGACGACGTGCTCGATAAGCTCGAAGAGCTCGGTTACTCGGGGCTTACCGTCGGCGCCGTCGAGGGACATGGGCGGCAGAAGGGCATCGTTGAGATGTTCCGCGGCAAGGAATACAATCTCAAGCTGATACCGAAGGTGAAGATAGAGATCGTCGCGAAGAACGGTTCAGTGGAGAAGATAGTGAATGCCATCGTCGAGACGGCGTACACCGGGAATGTCGGCGACGGGAAGTTATTCATACTCCCTGTCGATGACGCGGTGCGCGTGCGCACGAAGGAGCGCGGCGAAGGGGTCATCTGA
- a CDS encoding ammonium transporter, protein MKKMFMLAGVMLAGAVGAFAQSAPTINSGDTAWILTSSALVLLMTVPGLALFYGGLVRKKNLLSTIYYSLGSALIVSVLWVAVQYSLAFGSSIGGIIGNVNKAFMGGVTKDSLTFTVPEFAFSMFQLMFAIITVGLVSGAVVERIKFSAWVIFIILWSLLVYAPLAHWVWGGGWLSGGAEGTSIIGKLFGVKGYSNALDFAGGLVVHTSSGVSALVAAIVLGPRVRHGKDVPVPNSIPFTFIGAGLLWVGWFGFNGGSALAANGLAANAFLVTNTAAAMAGVTWLAIEWIMHKKPTVVGASTGLVAGLVAITPASGFVDVRAALVIGFVVSIVCYLFIAVIKKALGYDDALDAFGVHGVGGIWGAIATGIFANPAIGFYFDGTTPAAGLLYGNVKQLLMQLTSVGAAIVWSVVGTLLILGFIKLINGLRVAPQEELYGLDLTLHGEKSNGTLP, encoded by the coding sequence ATGAAAAAGATGTTCATGCTCGCTGGTGTTATGCTTGCGGGCGCCGTCGGGGCCTTTGCGCAAAGTGCACCGACGATCAATTCCGGGGACACTGCATGGATACTCACGTCATCGGCACTGGTGCTGCTTATGACCGTGCCGGGCCTTGCATTGTTCTACGGCGGTCTCGTGCGGAAGAAGAATCTTCTGTCGACGATCTACTACAGCCTTGGATCGGCGCTCATCGTAAGCGTGCTCTGGGTGGCAGTCCAGTACTCGCTCGCGTTCGGCTCGTCGATCGGCGGCATTATCGGTAATGTGAACAAGGCGTTCATGGGCGGCGTCACCAAGGACTCGCTCACGTTCACGGTGCCTGAATTCGCGTTCTCGATGTTCCAGCTCATGTTCGCCATCATCACCGTCGGCCTTGTGTCGGGTGCCGTGGTGGAGCGGATAAAGTTCAGCGCGTGGGTGATATTCATCATCCTCTGGTCGCTTCTCGTCTATGCCCCGCTTGCGCATTGGGTATGGGGCGGCGGCTGGCTCTCGGGCGGCGCCGAAGGAACGAGCATCATCGGAAAGCTCTTTGGCGTGAAAGGATATTCGAACGCGCTCGACTTCGCAGGCGGCCTTGTAGTGCATACCTCATCCGGCGTATCGGCGCTGGTTGCAGCGATAGTGCTCGGCCCGCGTGTGCGGCACGGCAAGGATGTTCCGGTGCCCAACAGCATACCGTTCACCTTCATCGGTGCAGGACTGCTCTGGGTGGGCTGGTTCGGGTTCAACGGAGGGAGTGCGCTTGCTGCCAACGGTCTTGCGGCGAATGCGTTCCTTGTGACCAACACCGCGGCTGCGATGGCCGGTGTGACCTGGCTTGCGATAGAATGGATAATGCATAAGAAGCCCACGGTAGTCGGCGCATCGACCGGTCTTGTTGCGGGGCTTGTTGCGATAACCCCGGCGTCCGGTTTCGTCGATGTGCGTGCGGCGCTCGTGATAGGATTTGTCGTGAGCATTGTCTGCTATCTCTTTATCGCGGTGATAAAGAAGGCGCTCGGTTATGACGATGCACTCGATGCTTTCGGCGTACACGGTGTCGGTGGTATCTGGGGCGCTATTGCGACCGGTATATTCGCCAACCCGGCGATAGGGTTCTATTTTGACGGGACCACCCCGGCTGCGGGGCTCCTGTACGGGAATGTGAAGCAGCTTCTCATGCAGCTTACCTCGGTAGGCGCTGCGATAGTGTGGTCGGTGGTAGGTACGCTTCTCATCCTCGGCTTCATAAAGCTCATCAATGGGCTCCGTGTAGCGCCGCAGGAAGAGTTGTACGGGCTCGATCTTACCCTGCACGGCGAGAAGAGCAACGGGACGCTGCCGTAA
- the lexA gene encoding transcriptional repressor LexA, giving the protein MPEELTEKQQEILDFINDFTRDNGYPPTVQEIMTKFNFASPTAVTSHLSALEKKGHIRKAGRRARGIEVLSHVSESTDDLIDVPLVGMVRAGENMIAAEAVEDRFLFPKFIAREDGVFLMKVKGDSMINAHISEGDYILVKPAQDANNGDIVVATYRNESTGSDDVTVKRFFRGKDGITLKPENDDYEPIRAPEVSIAGKVIAVIRLNVS; this is encoded by the coding sequence ATGCCAGAAGAATTGACCGAAAAACAGCAGGAAATACTCGATTTCATCAATGATTTCACACGGGATAACGGCTATCCCCCCACCGTACAGGAGATAATGACGAAATTCAACTTCGCCTCACCTACGGCGGTTACGAGCCACCTGAGCGCGCTGGAAAAAAAAGGTCATATACGCAAGGCGGGGCGACGTGCTCGCGGCATTGAGGTATTGTCCCATGTCAGCGAAAGCACGGATGATCTCATCGATGTGCCCCTCGTCGGCATGGTACGCGCCGGCGAGAATATGATAGCCGCCGAGGCTGTGGAAGACCGTTTCCTCTTCCCGAAATTCATCGCGCGTGAAGACGGCGTTTTTCTCATGAAGGTCAAGGGCGATTCCATGATAAACGCGCATATCTCCGAAGGGGACTATATCCTCGTGAAACCGGCACAGGATGCCAATAACGGGGACATTGTCGTAGCAACATACCGCAACGAAAGCACCGGCTCAGACGATGTCACCGTAAAGCGATTCTTCCGCGGCAAGGACGGCATTACGCTTAAGCCGGAGAACGACGACTATGAGCCGATACGTGCGCCGGAAGTGTCCATCGCAGGGAAGGTCATAGCCGTCATACGACTGAACGTAAGCTGA